In Xiphophorus maculatus strain JP 163 A chromosome 9, X_maculatus-5.0-male, whole genome shotgun sequence, the genomic window TCAggtcattaaataaaaacaaaaaaacggatGTTCGAAGATTTGAAAACACCTAggtctatataaaaaaaattaattgcccATCATGCCTTAAATCACTTTCGCCTAATTTTTGGAAAACTGTGTTCACTTTCCAAGCTTTTGAGCCTGATGACTAACTGACCTAAATCAAGATTTCTCCTAAATAGAACCAGTCATACAACACAAAATAGGCTAAACAGacctcaaaaagcaacacatcatgtCCTAAACTAAAGAAATGCAAGAACAAGTAAGAATCACAGTTATTGACAAGTTTAAAAAGCAATTCTTAAGATATTTGGACTCACTTTCCCAGAACGATGGCCGTTATCTGCAAATGGAGAGTAGGCTGGACAGTGCTGAACTTTCCCAGGAGAGAATGGACAACTAAAGGACAAATAAATGCCTCAAAGCATAACAGGTTTCATTTgccaaatttaaagtttgtggctATGATTCAACAATAGAAACTTGCACAGAGTATCATACTGATGATCAAAAACAGCAGTGGTAGAGTGTTGATGTGATGTAATCAATAGAAAGTTGAGTTTTTGTCTCTTATCAAGAATATTCTCAGGGAGAATGTCCAGCAATCTGCTTCTAAACTTTTATATAGTCAGTAATCCAGAACCCACCAGTAAGACCACCTGTCTTTGATTGGCCTTGTTAAAGTTTTGACTTCAATCAACATCCTGCAGAATTACCTTAAACAGGCCGTTTTAAAATCCCCCAGTattgctgaattaaaacaatccCATAAAGATTGGAATGAAATCCCTCCACTCATTGCTTCTACTTACAAAAACTTGATTTCATTTGTGACAGgtagttttattgtttgaatgaaaCTATTTTCCACATGGGCACAGGCAGGTTTTTGATCACTTGAATAAATTACATCGTCAATTAATATTTGCTCTTTgtaatttctttgcttttcttgcTCTAAAACCGATGATATCAATGCTCCAAATTTAATTATgacaaaaagcacaaactgaTGAAATCTgcacgagagagagagagaaaataatctTTCACAGCACTGTAGCTGTCGAGTCTCAAACCTTAGCAGGTTCCAAGACATAGTATCACCACCACTCTTCCAGCTGGATCTCAAATTTCACAGGAGTGCATTATCCTGccactgtaaaaatgttcatgaaggttgtgtgagtgtgtgtgtgtaactgcAGCAGTGTTTAGGTAGGTGGTACGTGTTTGTCGGGGTCTGAAGTCTCTCAGCAGAACATTGCCCCCCAGCACTATTCTCCTTTTTATTATGCACTCCATGCATCTGGATAGTGTTCCTCACAATAAGAAGTGTAATTACAATCATAACAATGGCATCCACATCGATAAACAATAAGAATCTCCAAATTGAGGCCAAGCTTGCACTGCGTGTGCCAGCTCCATCCTCTCCCAAAAATAGACTGGGTATGTTCTTCAGGCAATCAGGAGATCAACCACTGCTATGAGAGctggtttttgtgtgtttgggtgtgtgtgtgtgtgtgtgcgtgtgtgtgcaagGCCAAACATCGGTCTCTCTTGTGtcaacatgacaaaaagcaATAACTTTAAAAGAGGGCATCAGTGTAATGAGTTACATGTCATTGTCTCCCCTTCTTACTTGCCTACATTGGCCTAATACCTTAACTGAGATTGAAAGCAAAAGATTACTTAATTTTAGAAGGTAGTTTCACTGTAAATAAGCACAGATTAAAGATTTTCAGAGAACAGCTCAGACAACTTGagaatatgattttttttttacccttttaaATAAGAAGTAGATCAGATGGATAAgagaactgaaaaataattatttgtattttgattttctgGCTGTTTCTTTAAGTggctatttttaaattgatttttcgTAAAGGGATTAGTTGTAATAATACCACATAGCACCTATACCATTAGATAGTAGACTCACACatttattgcactttttttatagtttttatagtAAACTATCATCTCCTTTCCAAAACTTTATCTCTCAATCCTCCTCTGCTTCTTAATGTGATACTGCAGACCATAAAACCTTCTGTGAGCTACCGAGCTCTGTCTAGGTGAGCTGCGGTACACGCTCTTTGCAACTCATCCTCTACTCTCACATCTCTGAGATCTTCTTCTTTGAACAGAGCAGAGCGACCCGCATCTTGACCACATGTCACTTCTAGCGCAGATAAAATCCACTGACTCACATCCTGAGCTTCTTATACAGGTTAGGCTATTACCAGTGAACTGCTGACTGGTCATGCGGACCCGGGTTTGGAGTCCGAAAGTATCTAATTGGCTGCTGCTTCTGTGTGCTGTTGAACTGAATCAGTGTGATGCAGTGACAGCGTACAAATTCAGCTAGCCAGCCAACCTCGCACACAAACCTATCCCTGAATGGAAGGTAAAATGGGAGGCTTTAAGATCACCCTTTCTTCCTCTGCTCCCTCTTCTACATGGCTTTGAAAAGGCTTACCAGGATGCAGTTTCCAAatttctgctgctgcatttCAAACTATCTCTTCCACTTAGAAACCACCaatcagcttgttttttttatctaaatacttttattaagcataaaaacaacagttaTTCTTGCTGCTGCAGTAcatattgaataaatattttgtatacaGCGTTCGACAGTGCagcttaaatatatattaaaatgcatttcacaTGGAGACTGATACAAAAGgggggaaatgaaaaaaaaattagatggGTGGGGCTAAAAGCTGAAAGCGAAGAGGTAAGAATAGAGGTAAGCAGAATAGAGATTGCAAGATAACACCCTAGAAGTCTGCTTCTCCAcctgcagaaacaggaaaaaaacaaactgagaaacAACGGCGATAAACGTAGCAACAACAATCACTGAAAAGCGCACAGTACTAATTATTACAAACTTTATTTAGTGACAACTGCAGCCCAATATAGAGTGTATCTCTAAACACCTGAATTCAAAGACCTTTGGGGGAGTGAGTGAGAGCACTTGTGTATCTAAGGTTTCTCCATAAGAATGATCAATACTGGGTGTGAGGAGACAGACATACCGTAGGTAGCTTGCCTATGGTAGTTTTAATATGTtgttacctttaaaaaaataaataaataaaaagtaatgaaTGATGCACATTGATTTTTGGCAATCTATGCTTTTTATTGGTGAATGGAAATATTTCCATATGGTCAAATTTATATTCTGATCAACAGGAAAGTGTGATTCTTCTGTCAGACTTAATGCAGTGTGCAGCAATAGGGAGGGGAGGGGTCAGGGTGCCTGCTGCAAAAGAATACTTAAGACCTTGATACCACTGATCCGGCCCTGTCTATATGATACAATGTGGCAttagatggattttttttctgctattgcaaaacattatttctttttacaaagaTTATAAAGTCATAAGTGCATCTTGCATAACTTCATTACtcaattgaaaaataaatatatatttctatgaTAATTGGACTCTAAATCAAGAAAcgcgttttattttttaagctgtccatgtttttttcctgttctgtCTTTCACAGAAGATTTCAATTCCACGGTCAGAAACTTCCAGCGAGCTGCAAACGTTTACTTTCGACCTGTCGAATGTGGGCAGAGATAACCCCCAGGGCAGCTTCGACTGCATCCAGCAGTACATCACCAGGTGAAAGCTAAAGCAAAATCACAtccctttttttccctatttCAGTAAAAACTGACTTCACACAAGTTTTGAGCTGAATGAACAAACCTCTGTTAGATGCACTCGTGAACTACAGTAACTTGAAGACTTTTTTTGGTAGCAGAGAAACTACACAAGAACTAATGAGTCCAAAAATGGAACACATGATTAATCGAATAAAAACACTTGGATTTTAGTTCCTAAAAAGACGggcacagaaacagaaagggGAACAATGAGAATCTtgtcattttcagatttctgacACCAATTATTCTGAAAGTATTTTTAACATGTGGGTCAGGCGGAGTTCATTTAAGTCTCTCCCTCGATCCTAATCAGGTTTGAATTGCAGCCTGAAACCCAAATGACCGAGCTCAGCTTTTACAGACTGTGCCTGCACCATCTTATTTTCTGCCAAAGTGGAGGAGAATCAAAAAAACAGTCGGAAAGTCAGGAAAgaatcagattttatgtttcaatGAGCTGCACAGTGGGAAACCATGGCTGGTTGGAGgaaattggaaaaataattgTCGTTCCCACAGAAGGTTTATTCAAACTCTAGGTAGgaatgaaaagttgaaaaataaaaatggcttttgCATGTAATGCATGTGAGTatggtttggttttatttcaattgGCTATCAAATcaatatgggtttttttttcctttcatacTTGTTGTGTTTCAACTTCTCTCCTCTTCCAGCCTGTGTTTTTCTTAATGTCTGCTCTTTGTTTTGGTAGTGAAGGGGGTATTCAGCTGGATTGTCTGGGCAGCATCCAGGACAAGATCACAGTGCGAGCCACCGACGACTCCTACCAGAAGGCCAGAGAAAGCATGGCCCAGGCTGAGGAGACGACTCGCAGTAGGAGCGCTATCGTCATCAAGCCAGGGGGGAGATATGTAGGTGAGGAAGGCTGGATATTGACTCGAACATACTGTTGCTCAGAATGCATAATGTGCTTTTAGCCTTGAGCTTCCCAAGACTGCTAGCTTATAAGTTTGTCTTTAGTTTCTGAGAAGAGCAATCAGACCATCCACTTAGACACCGTAAACATGTCAGGAGTTAAATTACAGAGTCAGAGTGAAAGAATCTGCAAACATCCAGTGATGTAGTTTTGCTCTTCTTGTGAACTGGTTCACCCTGGATTTGACAGGCTGTTTGGGTCAAATAGCAAATGATTTTTGAGGTTGTTCCATTTACCAGCTACTTTCTCAGTGCATATCTACCGTGCagtactttttaataaaacattcaacTGTACAGCGACCCAAAAGGGAAAACCATAAATGTCtctgtacaaaattaaaaaacttttatacttttttagTTGTGTTTGTATATAGAAAAATTCTTTTCATGTGTGGCTGACATTCAAAGGTAAGAAAGTCCAGATCCGGAAACCGGCGCCTGCGCTTTCAGACGTGGCCCCATCACGGAGGACGTCTCGGCCCGTCCTCATCTCCAGCAGCACGCAGAAGAAAGCCACGACTCAGCACCGGCCTCTCCGTGAGCGCCTCGTACACCTGCTGGCCCTGAAACCTTACAAAAAACCCGAACTGATTTTGAGGTTGCAGAAGGACGGCCTGTCACAGCTAGACAAAGAATCCCTGGACAGCCACCTGCAACAGGTGAGTCATGGAAACATCTACGACATTGgggttttcattttctccactCACTTTCATCTTCAGTGTCATTCCCCCAGATTAGTTGGTGAAGATTGGTGTATTAACGTAGTGCTATGTTTCTGTTCTTAGGTTGCCAATCTGAATGGGAAAGAAAATACCTTCACATTGAAGGATTTTATGTATAAGGAAGTCCAGAAGGACTGGCCAGGATACACGGAGGGAGACCAGCAGCTTCTCAAGAGAATTTTGTTCAGGTTTGTCaccttgtattttttttaggattggatgtggtagaccaacacaaacagcacataattatgaagtaCAAAGAAAAGGTTGTACAGTTTTCAATGCTTCTTACAGCTAAAAATCAGAAGACTGTTCTGCACTTgttctttactctgataccttCAAAATAGCAACTGCCTGCATACGCTCTGACTGAGGTCGAGCTTTGTGTAAAGAATATTGATAGAATGCAAGTACATCTGGATTTTAGGTCTTTTTGACCTTGTTTagtcaaaaagacaaaagcagaaaagttgtttttggaGATGTTTTGCCTATgaggaagagaaacaggaaaaggCCAAAGGATATCAATAAGGCCTTCTTATGCAAGCTTTGCTACAGAGGGATTGATACAAAgttcagtaacattttaaaggaaacacagaattaccagaaacacagaaacgGGGCAATGCTGCAGGTGGAGAACTCATCCGTTTAAACCAAATGCTTGTTtatgctgttaaaaaaaacctttccaGCTGCCTGTTGGAAAATAACACTCTAAAgttaattttatgtaaatttctgcagattttcctACTGCTTATTGGGTTTTACACAAAGTAAGgccatttaaaaaatcatacaCAAGCTTTAAGCTCCTTGAGAtaaaaaatagttgttttaatatatttgttcaaatgatcattattagtaataataataacaataacataagacaaataatctgtgaaagaatTGAGCTGCTCTGCCTTCTtccagtgtttatttttcttgggtttgttttaagttttgttcATAAAACTTACTGAAATGTAGTAAATAATAACGCAGATGTATCTTGAGGCAGTCAGCAATTGAAAGTTTTACAAAGGTAGCAGCAGCCCCTGAACTATCCCACTCTaaatggatttctttttctttaattcccAGTGCATCCAATGAGTTCACAGacctattttgttttgtaagagAGTCCAAATGTGAAtattctctttctgtttgtgtgtctcaTTTCTTCTTGCACTTTGAGCTCAGTTTGTGAGTTCATCAGCTGACTAACAACCAGAGCCTCCCACCTAATTCTGCCACCCCCGCCTTAGTTCCTCTAGAGTTTGGAGCTCATGCAGCAAGTCACGCAGGAGCAGCAGAGCAACATGACTGGAACGCGCATGATGCAACAGTGTTCCAGCACATGCTGACCTGTGTATGAGGTGGCGTCCGTCCAAGGTCCAGCCAAATTGGTCTGCCTTTCGCCTCACTTGTACTCCCTGCCTGCGGGACTGTCCCCATGCCAAACCGTGCCCAACAACTGAATTTGTCATCAGTTGTGGCAACATTGTGCAGCTCTGAGCACCTTTTAATTTTGCAACCATAATGTAATCTCTATTTGTGCACTCTTAATCCAGAGCAAGCTTTAATGTTTACTTCTTACCATTATTGTACATGCTATACATGCATAAAAATCattgctttgatttttgttttgtttttttaaatcctgagactttatttaatttctgtggAGATGATCAGTTGATCTTGGATAGTTTTATATCAACACGGCTCCTTGTTTGGCTGCTACTGCCTAACAGCTTGCTCTACTACAACACGAGGTTCTCTTCGTACCTGGAGCCGTAATGTTTCTGCTTGGCTAAATGAAGCCAAAAGTGCATATCCTCCAAAGCAGGTGTGAACGTCGCAGTCATGCAAGCTCTGTGTGGGGGTGGCCAGGAATAAAGGCagttcagaaacaaacacaaccagTGCCTCAACTCCTCCAAACAACTACATAACGATTGTTTTCATAATTCCACTGGCCAAATGTCTTCCTTTCTCAAAGTGAGCCACACCACCATATTCTCTAGCTCTCACTTTCTTTCTGTCACTGCAGAGTGTCGGGTCTCCGTCTCACTATCTTCCATCAATCTGCTGTAGTTGTTAagctataaaataaacattcaactgtgtctgagattttttttaaaaagagagaattaTCCATTAAatgcttcttaaagaaacacgCTAAATGGGGTTAAACTAACGGAAATGTGTGGGTTTAATTACTGAAAATTAGCATAATCTGTTTGTGATGAAAATGCTGTTCTGTCAAGTACCTCCTCCTTCACAGTTGTCATAGCTACCCACTCAGCTTCACACGGTAACTGTAACTTGTCTCCGAAGTCCTCTTCCATGTAATTTACTTGTCATCACGGAGATGAAAGCTCAATAGTTTTTGTGTCGTTTGagtgatgcatttttaaatttaaagtatttaaatgtgttgaatTTAGAACATCATGGCAATTACTGGTTTTAGTAGAAAACTTTGAATgtccaaatgtaaaaatttctCGTGCCTTAATCGCTTCTCACATTCGAGGAATGTTTTAGAAGACAAATTCAGGCAGTGGCTCTAAATGAAGAGCTTTTAGAAGATactgctgatgtttttattggttaATGCTGTTACAGAGTTTAGCTTTGACTGTGATATTTTTCAAGCTACTTAATTGGATCTCCACCTGTTTTTGCTTGAATTCACACAGAAAACAGGCCCAAACCAGCTCTGCACCTGTACCAGAGAGTCCTCCTAAAGAGCTGGGATCTAGTTCTCCATCTCAGGTGAGTCCCGCCTTTCCTCGTTCACCTGGTGGTCACCTTTACACCTTGCAAGCATGTTGACTGAGACActtttactgcagctttatGTAACTGCATGTTACATCTATGGCAGTTCAGCTTTTCATCACTTTAAGACACAGGAGAccatttatttccctttttataaatttattctGGTTTGAAtttttgtgttaacttttttttctcttgagtgtatttttgttttacagcttaaTTTGTAATGCATGTCTAACTGCTTCCATTTGACTTGCATTGCTTACAAACACATGGCCAGCAGGATTATTTACGTTTCCATTAGGCAGACAAACGAGAACCTGCTCTGTTTTATTAATAGTTCCTTCCCTCCAGGTTGTTTTCACCCCAGACACTTACTGTATGCCCCATTCTTTCCAGTTCCTCCCTTTGCAAacacaacacagacacacacacgcacacacacacacacccctacatgcGTAAAAGACAGGAGTACTGAAGGCTTAGTTTGTAGGTTATTTCTTACAAGAAGCCACAGAGAGCTTAGTGTAGTGGTCAGGTTGATGTGGGTTAAATCAGGAAGTTCCACAGTGCAGTTTTTCATACTCACTGAACAAATACAGTAGATTTCAAAAGTGTTACTTCCTGTTAGCCTCATATTTCCACCCTTTAATTGCCAAACATCCTGAACAAGTCAACAGAAAAATCCTAGATCATAATGCTTCCACCATTATCTTTCACTGGTGTtataatgtctgtttttgttttccctgaaAGTGCCTTTTGAAAGTGTAAAGTTTGGGTTCATGAATTCATATCTCAATTTGCCTCAGGGTTTTGGGAAATGTTGGTGTTGTGAATGTTTTGTACCCTTCTCCtgattgatacatttttacagtgtGATCCTTTTGATTCCTAGTAGACTCTTTGGAAACTGTGACTGTAATTGAAACTGAAGTTTCCTATAAATCAACTTCACAATAATTGATAGTTAAGGTTAACACAAGATCTACTGCTGACATTGAATCAAACTGATTCGTCAAAGTCAGTCCAGTCAGGTTATTCTgtcatgttcattttttttttcttttcttcaagtAACTTAATTTTCAGTTGAATTATGCAGAACATATTTGATTTTAgaggtgaaatgttttttttaattatatcacaaaaatgtgaaatttttagAGATGTTTGTGCATGGAGGGTCCATCCATGGATGGTTTTGTTCTCATATAAAGGTGTTGGACGAGttgtgtaaaattatttttgtcttgcagATGCAAAACCAATCATTAATTGGTTCTTGATCTGTCTTTCCAGCGTTATGCTAAAATAACCCATTTTAAGGATGTTAGTTTAGATTCTCAGCCATCTGGACATGGTAATCgtgaaagttaaaaatgaaggcAACTggacttctctttttttcttgaagaCATTTCACCTCTCATCCAAAAGGCTTCTTCAATTCTAAAACTTAGATTGGAAGGATCAGGTTTACAATGTGTAATCAGTAACAATCACACAGAAAGGGCGATATTAGCCTTATTGATGTCACTAATGAGGTCAAGTAAAACCCTGGCCCTACCCTCTATTATATTCCCTTTTTAAGTATCGTAGACACAGACGATCCCAACAAATCCCTAACAATGTCAACAACAATGTCTGCAGTTTTAGTCAAATGTCTCAAGGTACGAGTTTCTGTGAAACCGCCTGGAGAAACAAGTCAAGGCTATGCTGTAGATGTTAAGGAGGTTTGAATCTTAGACCGCCTCCTCTGTTCAAGGttagtttttcatgtttcacatAGATGGCTTCTTTCACTCCTCTCAAACCATCGGTCTTCCCTGTCCAAAATGTGTACATTATTATCTTTGAAGGAGTGTTCTTTGTCCTTGAGATATAGATAAACCTCCGAATCTTGACCTGAGTTGGCTCATCTGTGTAGCTGCTGTTTTGCTTCTCCAGTGTAGATGTCTGACCATTCTTCACTGTGCTGGACTGTATTTACCAAACCACTGAGCTTGTGTTTGGGTGTTTTGTCCTTGGTTTGATTAGTCTCTGTCTGAGAAAACGTACCAAAAAATTGTATTTGGAAAACATCCTTCATTAGTGACAACAACGGCCTCATTAGTatcattgaataaaaaaaagtcatcctACTTTATACATGCATAGATAAAGACTGGGAGAAGCATTTAAGAATCTTATCATATATGAATACATGTATGTTCCACTTGTTCTTTTTCTCCACTTCCCTCACATTTATCTTCCTTATTTAAGCTGCATAGCACTACTACTGCACAGAAATGCCCTGGTGCTTTTACATGTCAATCATCTGGAAGGGGCAATTCAGTGTCAGATGAGGGCAGTAACCTTTACACTCCCTTTGGCACTACCTCTGTCTCTATTGCCCCATCAGGGTGATTGCTCCTGATTAAAACTAAAGAGCCTGATACTTTCAATATTAGTTCCTGAACTGAGGAAGGTATTGGGTGAGAGGATGAAACGTCTTCGGGATGATAGAAGTCCAGCTCAAGTactaattttaagtgttttggaCACAAACATTTTGGTGAATAAAAGCTTTTCTGTAATATATTCTTGCATATATTTGCACCTTTCTTTAACACCTGTCTTACTTTTCACCAGAAACGGCCGACTGTTGACTTCATCGACCCTCTTGCCAACAAAAAGCCCAGAATATCACACCTTGCCAGCAAGGCTGCAACAGTCCAAATGAACGGCAAGCTCGGCTCTTCGTGCGGACGAGGAGACCCTGGTGCCGCGCTGTCTGGAGCGGCAGTGTCGACGTCCGAAAGCGGCATGACGTCCGGCTCGCAGCCGCTCCCGGTACTGGACATCCCCCGTCCTTTCGAGGCTTTATCTGATGTCAGCAATGACTCCAGCAACAACGGGCGGGACGGCGACTCTCAGGAAACGACGCTGTCCGAGAGGCTCAGTCAGCCGCCATCGCTCTTGTCCGTGTCGACGGTGGCCTCCGCGCCCAGCTTAGGCACATCGTCCTCTGGGCACACTGTGCTGGAGGGCCCGCAGGACAATGGCCCTTCAGCAGTTAACAACAAATCCAGAAAGAAGTCTAAAAAGCATAAAGACAAGGAGAAAAGCAAGGACAAGGGGAAAGGGAGGGCGAAGGAGAAAAAGATCTGTCAGGAGCCTGCGTCTGAACCCAAAACAGCATGTGAGATGAGCCTGAAACTCTTCAAGAACAGTGTTGCATTTAAAAGCACAGGTAAGACCAGCACACTCACACATTGTGtatttctcaataaaatactACTTTGTGTATATAGGTCTGTTAGTCATCCCACTGAGTAGGTGATGAATCATGTGACCTGAAAGCTTCTCAGTGTCTAAAGTGAGACCCCTGCTGTTCAACTTCATGTCCAAAATATTCTCTGATCAGTTCTTTATGGAAATATTCTCTTTTGAGTTTATACACAGGTTTAAATAAGATAAAGATAGAAGCTCAAGTGCTGATTTATGTCTATTTTGTTGATTATGGCGTTCATCtaacaaaaaacatctaaaagctgataaaaagaacagaaatgttGCAGCCTACACAACTGAGAAGGAGACTACTGACAGCCGCGAGCTGTGTTCCCATTAAAGATGTGTGCAAAAAATTTTAGATGTTccactaatgtcgaaaaaacctTCACAGTTTTGCAAATGCATTTAATAAGAAATTTAAGATGACATGAATAAGTTTTGACATAGgtgtaaaaccacaaaaacttAGCTAGAAatgcaaggtttttttttttcaaaattaatttttaagcaatttgcacaattttatgatCAATTGAATCACAACTGCTGACAGCTTTTGTTTGT contains:
- the ell gene encoding RNA polymerase II elongation factor ELL, which encodes MAALKEEQCYGLSCGRVSNGSNVTVFHVKLTDSALRALEGFRSSKILSQQPFVRFNGNQGKISIPRSETSSELQTFTFDLSNVGRDNPQGSFDCIQQYITSEGGIQLDCLGSIQDKITVRATDDSYQKARESMAQAEETTRSRSAIVIKPGGRYVGKKVQIRKPAPALSDVAPSRRTSRPVLISSSTQKKATTQHRPLRERLVHLLALKPYKKPELILRLQKDGLSQLDKESLDSHLQQVANLNGKENTFTLKDFMYKEVQKDWPGYTEGDQQLLKRILFRKQAQTSSAPVPESPPKELGSSSPSQKRPTVDFIDPLANKKPRISHLASKAATVQMNGKLGSSCGRGDPGAALSGAAVSTSESGMTSGSQPLPVLDIPRPFEALSDVSNDSSNNGRDGDSQETTLSERLSQPPSLLSVSTVASAPSLGTSSSGHTVLEGPQDNGPSAVNNKSRKKSKKHKDKEKSKDKGKGRAKEKKICQEPASEPKTACEMSLKLFKNSVAFKSTDLNGMCKTTSILSSSPEVADYLLKYTVITSPEQRQRYKNDFNAEYSEYRGLHARIEGITRQFTVLDNELKQLQQGTDKYKSIHNQILQEYHKIKKTNPNYSQEKNRCEYLHNKLAHIKKLIAEYDHQQL